One genomic region from Sciurus carolinensis chromosome 2, mSciCar1.2, whole genome shotgun sequence encodes:
- the LOC124977429 gene encoding olfactory receptor 4F3/4F16/4F29-like — protein sequence MEGANHSVVSEFVFLGLTNSWGIQLLLFVFSSMFFVASMMGNSLIVFTVASEPHLHSPMYFLLANLSFIDLGLSSVISPKMIYDLFRMNKVISFRGCVTQIFFIHVIGGVEMVLLIAMAFDRYVAVCKPLHYLTIMSPRMCIFFLVTAWVVDLMHSVVQLAFVVKLPFCGPNVLDSFYCDLPWFIKLACTDTYQLEFMVRANGGFFSVGSLFILIISYIVIILTVQKHSSAGSSKALSTLSAHITVVVLFFGPLIFIYTWPYSSTHLDKFLAFFDAVLTPFLNPFIYTLRNQEMKVAMRKVCRQLVTYRKIS from the coding sequence ATGGAAGGAGCAAATCACTCTGTGGTGTCTGAGTTTGTGTTCCTGGGACTCACCAACTCCTGGGGTATCCAGTTACTCCTCTTTGTGTTCTCCTCCATGTTTTTTGTGGCAAGCATGATGGGAAACTCCCTCATTGTGTTCACGGTGGCTTCTGAGCCACATTTACATTCTCCCATGTACTTTCTCTTGGCCAACCTCTCCTTTATTGACCTGGGTCTGTCTTCTGTCATCTCTCCCAAGATGATTTATGATCTTTTCAGGATGAACAAAGTCATCTCCTTTAGAGGATGCGTCACCCAAATCTTCTTCATCCATGTCATTGGTGGTGTGGAGATGGTGCTGCTCATAGCCATGGCCTTTGACAGATATGTGGCCGTATGTAAGCCTCTGCACTACCTGACCATCATGAGCCCAAGAATGTGCATCTTCTTTTTAGTGACTGCCTGGGTGGTTGACCTTATGCACTCAGTGGTTCAATTGGCTTTTGTGGTAAAGTTGCCCTTCTGTGGCCCTAATGTGTTGGACAGCTTTTACTGTGACCTTCCTTGGTTCATCAAACTTGCCTGCACAGACACCTATCAACTGGAATTCATGGTCAGAGCCAACGGTGGCTTCTTCTCTGTGGGCTCCCTCTTTATACTGATCATTTCCTATATTGTCATCATTCTCACTGTTCAGAAACACTCTTCTGCTGGTTCCTCGAAGGCTCTGTCCACCCTTTCAGCTCACATCACTGTGGTCGTCTTGTTCTTTGGTCCTTTAATATTCATCTATACATGGCCATATTCTTCCACACACCTGGACAAGTTCCTGGCCTTCTTTGATGCAGTTCTGACTCCTTTTCTGAATCCTTTCATCTACACACtaagaaatcaagaaatgaagGTGGCAATGAGGAAAGTATGCAGACAGCTAGTGACTTATAGGAAGATCTCCTAA